In Cydia pomonella isolate Wapato2018A chromosome 27, ilCydPomo1, whole genome shotgun sequence, a single genomic region encodes these proteins:
- the LOC133532591 gene encoding uncharacterized protein LOC133532591 has translation MNPFGPPVSFPATVNNVYSNNSPDHLTSKIQDEWQVVYSWPPYPNPAPEPRRITLGQPTILQSALFKCRCNQQVVETYPITVKEDEKTEVKACEIVTTEESVPAALDRTTCGCQPTPFYEKIVVLAMPTNENLIFMYQRHKNVQYTPECPNTCLLLAREVPSNLNIENVAKGMDIAKRKGGYTFEVKQE, from the exons ATGAACCCGTTCGGTCCCCCGGTCTCCTTCCCCGCAACAGTGAATAATGTGTACAGCAACAATAGCCCTGATCACCTAact AGTAAAATCCAAGACGAATGGCAAGTAGTGTACAGCTGGCCACCGTACCCAAACCCGGCGCCGGAGCCACGCCGGATCACGCTCGGACAGCCGACTATTTTGCAGTCAGCGCTCTTCAAGTGTCGCTGCAATCAGCAAGTCGTCGAGACGTACCCGATTACG GTGAAAGAAGACGAGAAAACAGAAGTTAAAGCTTGCGAGATCGTAACCACAGAAGAAAGCGTTCCTGCTGCCTTAGATCGGACGACCTGCGGCTGCCAGCCCACTCCCTTCTACGAGAAGATCGTCGTTCTAGCCATGCCAACGAACGAGAACCTAATATTCATGTACCAGCGCCATAAAAATGTTCAGTATACTCCTGAATGTCCTAATACTTGTCTGCTACTGGCCAGGGAAGTTCCTTCTAATCTTAATATAGAAAATGTAGCCAAAGGAATGGATATAGCTAAGAGGAAGGGTGGTTATACGTTCGAGGTAAAGCAAGAATGA